Proteins from one Triticum aestivum cultivar Chinese Spring chromosome 7A, IWGSC CS RefSeq v2.1, whole genome shotgun sequence genomic window:
- the LOC123148036 gene encoding putative transcription factor bHLH041 produces the protein MDSVFALAAVPRALVLERAAARVPGCLYLCLWAPVTAQLPSSHLFCLDAWIGGGGARARASFEAYRGALCAVVSGCVPGWAYREGRAYVELPEPDLTASASLQVQQQFYHEAGTKMAVFMGCESGEIEIGLSTTSVAAAAVADHVHQSFLEDLLQLPPTGLSSSSSPVPSLSIGSPEYSSLIRAMATPVAAAGEPSTRPPMMQASPLAGLLAPMAEADDYALMAQAMLAVTPSSGPPSTSTLPPPPCPPWLASHRSSPRRTTAFKPYRAALSPRARPRPGAPGQRMMKACISLLASVHTATRNRTELATARHEGSSAPSTTSQLHHVISERRRRERLNDSFQTLRALLPPGSKKDKANVLASTTEYMARLVSQVSQLREKNLQLEARLGLNQSPGFDPSGKTVEVEVTTGASTSTSATPGQQSREVSVRVTVRAECDMSDLLTPLLARLKDAGGFAVLSVEARQQSSALARASLTLRIAEAGDDAVDATRLEEALAKVVEDAVTKTPPPVPPPRSP, from the exons ATGGACTCCGTCTTCGCGCTCGCGGCCGTGCCCCGGGCGCTCGTCCTGGAGCGCGCGGCGGCGCGCGTCCCCGGCTGCCTCTACCTCTGCCTCTGGGCGCCGGTGACCGCCCAGCTCCCGTCCAG CCATTTGTTCTGCTTGGACGCGTGGATCGGCGGCGGTGGTGCTCGCGCACGGGCGAGCTTCGAGGCGTACCGGGGAGCGCTCTGCGCCGTCGTAAGCGG GTGCGTGCCGGGGTGGGCGTACAGGGAGGGCCGCGCGTACGTGGAGCTGCCGGAGCCGGACCTGACGGCGTCGGCGTCGCTGCAGGTGCAGCAGCAGTTCTACCAT GAAGCCGGCACGAAG ATGGCGGTGTTCATGGGCTGCGAGAGCGGCGAGATCGAGATCGGGCTGTCGACTACatcggtggcagcggcggcggtggcggaccaCGTGCACCAGTCCTTCCTGGAGGACCTCCTCCAGCTGCCGCCGACAGGGCTGTCGTCCTCGTCCTCCCCCGTGCCGTCACTCTCCATCGGGAGCCCGGAGTACTCCTCTCTCATTCGCGCAATGGCGACGCCGGTAGCAGCGGCGGGCGAGCCATCCACGCGGCCACCGATGATgcaggcgtcgccgctggccggCTTGCTCGCGCCGATGGCCGAAGCCGACGATTATGCCTTAATGGCGCAGGCAATGCTCGCGGTCACCCCCTCCTCCGGTCCGCCGAGCACCTCCACGCTGCCGCCTCCGCCGTGTCCGCCCTGGCTGGCCAGCCACCGCTCGTCGCCGCGGCGGACGACGGCGTTCAAGCCGTATCGCGCGGCGCTCTCGCCAAGGGCGCGGCCGCGGCCAGGCGCGCCGGGGCAGAGGATGATGAAGGCGTGCATCTCCCTCCTGGCAAGCGTGCACACGGCAACGCGCAACCGGACGGAGCTCGCCACGGCGCGCCACGAGGGCAGCAGCGCGCCGTCCACCACCAGCCAGCTGCACCACGTGATCTCGGAGCGGCGCCGGCGCGAGCGGCTCAACGACAGCTTCCAGACACTCAGAGCTCTGCTCCCTCCCGGTTCCAAG AAAGACAAGGCCAACGTCCTCGCGAGCACGACGGAGTATATGGCGAGGCTGGTATCCCAGGTGTCCCAGCTCAGAGAGAAGAACCTGCAGCTCGAAGCGCGGCTCGGCCTGAACCAGAGCCCAGGCTTTGACCCCTCGGGGAAAACGGTGGAGGTGGAGGTGACCACCGGGGCGTCGACGTCGACGTCGGCGACGCCAGGTCAGCAGTCGCGGGAGGTGAGCGTGCGGGTGACGGTGCGGGCGGAGTGCGACATGTCGGACTTGCTGACCCCGCTGCTCGCGCGGCTCAAGGACGCCGGGGGTTTCGCCGTGCTGTCCGTGGAGGCGAGACAACAGAGCAGCGCGCTTGCACGGGCCAGCCTCACATTGCGGATCGCG GAGGCTGGCGACGACGCCGTCGACGCGACACGGCTCGAGGAAGCTCTGGCGAAGGTCGTCGAGGACGCGGTGACGAAGACGCCGCCGCCGGTGCCACCCCCAAGGTCGCCGTAG
- the LOC123148039 gene encoding histone deacetylase 2 yields MSSSSAAAGASVPGATPADALRRNRIISSKLYFDVPGSKAPVVYSTAYDIAFLGIEKMHPFDSSKWGRICRFLTKEGHLEKNRVVEPLEASREDLLVVHTEAYLNSLKSSFRVAAIVEVPPLTLIPNWLVQQRLLYPFRKQVGGSILSAKLALERGWAINVGGGFHHCSAEEGGGFCAYADITLCIQFAFVRLDISRVMIIDLDAHQGNGHEKDFAHDGRVYILDMYNAGIYPFDHAAKRYIDQKVELVSGTETDDYLDQLDKALKVAQTRFQPQLIIYNAGTDILDGDPLGNLKISPEGVVIRDEKVFRFAKDQNIPLVMMTSGGYMKSSARVIADSITNLSQKDLIQLGSQPD; encoded by the exons ATGTcctcgtcgtccgccgccgccggcgcctccgTGCCGGGGGCCACGCCGGCGGACGCCCTCCGCCGCAACCGTATCATCTCCAGCAAGCTCTACTTCGACGTGCCGGGCTCCAAG GCTCCGGTGGTCTACTCCACGGCGTACGACATCGCCTTCCTCGGCATCGAGAAGAT GCACCCGTTCGATTCCTCCAAATGGGGCCGCATATGCAGGTTCCTCACCAAAGAAGGCCACCTGGAGAAGAACCGAGTGGTGGAGCCATTGGAGGCTTCCAGGGAAGACCTGCTGGTG GTTCACACGGAGGCATACTTGAACAGCCTCAAGAGCAGCTTCAGGGTTGCAGCCATTGTAGAG GTTCCTCCATTAACGCTCATTCCTAATTGGCTCGTACAGCAAAGGCTACTGTACCCCTTCCGGAAACAG GTGGGTGGGTCCATTTTATCAGCTAAACTTGCGCTTGAGAGAGGATGGGCGATTAATGTCGGTGGAGGGTTTCACCATTGTTCGGCGGAGGAAGGGGGTGGATTTTGTGCATACGCTGATATTACGCTCTGCATTCAGTTTGCGTTTGTCCGTCTGGATATTTCAAG AGTAATGATCATAGATCTGGATGCTCACCAAGGAAATGGTCATGAGAAGGATTTTGCTCATGATG GAAGGGTTTACATTTTGGACATGTACAATGCTGGAATTTATCCGTTT GATCATGCTGCTAAGCGATATATTGATCAGAAAGTTGAGTTAGTT AGTGGGACAGAAACAGATGATTACTTGGATCAGCTTGACAAGGCTTTGAAG GTCGCCCAAACTAGATTCCAGCCCCAGCTTATTATTTATAATGCTGGGACAGACATCCTGGATGGTGATCCATTGGGCAACTTGAAG ATAAGCCCTGAAGGTGTGGTGAtcagagatgagaaggtgttcagaTTTGCAAAAGATCAGAACATTCCACTTGTCATGATGACATCAG GAGGCTACATGAAGTCGAGCGCACGTGTAATCGCAGATTCGATTACCAATCTCTCACAGAAGGACTTGATACAGCTAGGTAGCCAGCCAGACTAA
- the LOC123148037 gene encoding uncharacterized protein encodes MAISRPRSRGVPLIPLLLLILLAPLIYSVSRLRLSWAPERELGMPPPALPKRPDRLVLGPAAGQGRPDRLQCQGLKAVNKISLSSEPGEHVSFVTVFTTYSSDPAGAGKRSSDVVTVGKHFYSKEERSMAILNTFISFIQVSMPKSNVIILTDPKSKLSINQGKASILPIEGNYSRGNLMLQRIKSYIAFLELKLEEVDRVNCVVFTDSDMAVVEDLGHIFTSYPHWHLALTFRNNKGQPLNSGFVAVRGTRDGISKAIDFFNEVLKAYNLKYMKASRMLGDQLALAWVVKSYLPSAFGKFSRHETFTGEVNGASVLFLPCEVYNWTPPEGAGQFHGMPLDVKVVHFKGSRKRLMLEAWDFYNSTSQLSDMLCLILKSGRTKYDF; translated from the exons ATGGCGATCTCGAGGCCCCGAAGCCGCGGCGTCCCCCTCATCCCGCTGCTGCTCCTCATCCTCCTCGCGCCGTTAATCTACTCCG TTTCCAGGCTGCGCTTGAGCTGGGCGCCGGAGAGGGAGCTGGGCATGCCGCCTCCCGCTCTGCCGAAGCGTCCCGACCGCCTCGTGCTCGGCCCTGCCGCCGGCCAGGGCCGCCCCGATCGCCTCCAGTGCCAAG GACTTAAAGCTGTGAATAAGATAAGCTTGTCAAGTGAACCGGGAGAGCATGTTTCTTTTGTTACAGTATTCACAACCTATAGTTCTGACCCAGCTGGGGCTGGCAAACGGTCATCGGATGTTGTAACTGTTGGAAAGCATTTTTATAGCAAGGAGGAAAGGTCCATGGCCATTCTTAACACTTTCATCAGCTTCATACAG GTGTCAATGCCAAAAAGCAATGTGATAATATTGACTGATCCTAAATCCAAGTTGTCAATAAATCAAGGGAAGGCCTCAATACTGCCTATCGAGGGAAATTATTCTCGGGGCAACCTGATGCTTCAGAGGATCAAGTCCTACATT GCCTTTCTAGAGCTAAAACTTGAGGAGGTTGACCGTGTGAACTGTGTTGTTTTCACTGACTCTGATATGGCAGTGGTTGAGGATCTTGGACATATCTTCACGAGCTATCCTCATTGGCACCTTGCTCTTACTTTTCGTAATAACAAAGGCCAACCCTTGAACTCTGGATTTGTAGCGGTGAGAGGGACCAGAGATGGCATCTCTAA GGCTATCGACTTCTTCAACGAGGTTCTTAAAGCATACAATCTAAAGTATATGAAGGCGTCCCGCATGCTTGGTGATCAGTTAGCACTGGCATGGGTTGTGAAGTCTTATCTACCATCAGCCTTTGGGAAGTTTTCTAGGCATGAAACATTTACTGGTGAAGTCAATGGAGCATCTGTTCTGTTTTTGCCTTGTGAAGTTtataattggactccacctgagggTGCTGGACAGTTTCATGGTATGCCCTTGGATGTTAAG GTTGTCCATTTCAAAGGTTCAAGAAAGCGTTTGATGCTCGAGGCATGGGATTTCTACAATTCAACCTCTCAATTATCTGATATGTTGTGCCTAATCTTGAAGAGTggcagaacaaaatatgacttctGA